One Paraburkholderia dioscoreae DNA segment encodes these proteins:
- a CDS encoding CoA-acylating methylmalonate-semialdehyde dehydrogenase, which translates to MSETYQDEAVRSTKSASALTHFINGKTVEGTSGRFGDVFNPAQGSVSARVPLASVAEVDAAVAAAKDAFAAWSETAPIKRARVLFRFKELLDRHHDELAELITREHGKVFSDAKGEVMRGIEIVEFACGIPNLLKTDFTDQIGGGIDNWNLRQPLGVVAGITPFNFPMMVPCWMFPVAIACGNTFVLKPSERDPSCSSRLAELLKEAGLPDGVFNVVHGDKVAVDALLVHPDVSALSFVGSTPIAEYIYTEGTKHGKRVQALGGAKNHLVVMPDADLDQAVDALIGAAYGSAGERCMAISVAVAVGHIADDLVERLTPRVKSLKILNGMESDAEMGPLVTAVHREKVVGYIDSGVAAGAKLVVDGRGHQVSGHEKGFFLGGTLFDNVSTDMKIYREEIFGPVLCVVRVPDFASAVELINANEFANGVSLFTSDGGIARAFSRQIQIGMVGINVPIPVPMAWHSFGGWKKSLFGDHHAYGEEGVRFYTRYKSIMQRWPDSIAKGAEFTMPVAK; encoded by the coding sequence ATGAGCGAGACATATCAGGACGAAGCCGTGCGCAGCACGAAGAGCGCAAGTGCGCTGACACATTTCATCAACGGCAAGACCGTCGAAGGCACGAGCGGGCGCTTCGGCGACGTCTTCAATCCTGCGCAAGGCAGCGTGAGCGCACGCGTGCCGCTCGCGAGCGTCGCGGAAGTGGATGCAGCCGTCGCCGCGGCCAAAGACGCGTTTGCCGCATGGAGCGAAACCGCGCCGATCAAGCGGGCGCGTGTCCTGTTCAGGTTCAAGGAACTGCTCGACCGTCACCACGACGAACTCGCGGAACTGATCACGCGTGAGCACGGCAAGGTGTTTTCGGACGCGAAGGGCGAAGTGATGCGCGGCATCGAAATCGTCGAATTCGCATGCGGCATTCCGAATCTGTTGAAGACCGACTTCACCGATCAGATCGGCGGCGGCATCGACAACTGGAATCTGCGTCAGCCGCTCGGTGTGGTGGCCGGCATTACGCCCTTCAATTTTCCGATGATGGTGCCGTGCTGGATGTTCCCCGTCGCGATTGCGTGCGGCAACACATTCGTGCTGAAACCGTCGGAGCGTGATCCGTCCTGTTCGAGCCGGCTTGCCGAATTGTTGAAGGAGGCCGGTTTACCGGATGGCGTCTTCAACGTCGTGCACGGCGACAAGGTCGCGGTCGATGCGCTGCTCGTGCATCCGGACGTCAGCGCATTGTCGTTTGTCGGTTCGACGCCCATCGCCGAATACATCTACACGGAAGGCACGAAGCACGGCAAGCGTGTGCAGGCTTTGGGCGGAGCGAAGAATCATCTGGTGGTGATGCCCGACGCGGATCTCGATCAGGCGGTCGACGCGTTGATCGGCGCGGCCTACGGCTCGGCGGGCGAGCGCTGCATGGCGATTTCGGTGGCCGTCGCCGTCGGACATATCGCCGATGACCTGGTCGAGCGGCTCACACCGCGCGTGAAGAGCCTGAAGATTCTCAACGGCATGGAGTCGGATGCCGAGATGGGACCGTTGGTCACGGCGGTGCATCGCGAGAAAGTGGTGGGCTATATCGATTCCGGCGTTGCGGCGGGCGCGAAGCTGGTTGTCGATGGACGAGGCCATCAGGTCAGCGGCCACGAGAAGGGTTTCTTTCTCGGCGGCACGTTGTTCGACAATGTCTCGACCGACATGAAGATTTATCGCGAGGAGATTTTCGGACCTGTGCTCTGTGTGGTGCGTGTGCCGGATTTTGCTTCGGCGGTGGAACTCATCAACGCGAATGAGTTTGCCAACGGCGTGTCGCTGTTCACGTCCGATGGCGGCATCGCTCGCGCATTCTCGCGACAGATCCAGATCGGCATGGTAGGCATTAACGTACCGATTCCCGTGCCGATGGCGTGGCATTCGTTTGGCGGCTGGAAAAAGTCCCTCTTCGGCGACCATCATGCGTATGGTGAAGAGGGCGTGCGGTTCTACACCCGCTACAAGAGCATCATGCAGCGCTGGCCGGACAGCATCGCCAAGGGTGCCGAGTTCACCATGCCGGTGGCCAAGTAG
- a CDS encoding ABC transporter ATP-binding protein — MILGDTILETRGLTREFKGFIAVNGVNLRVRRGSIHALIGPNGAGKTTCFNLLTKFLEPTAGQIVFNGIDITGERPAQIARRGIIRSFQISAVFPHLTALQNVRIGLQRQLGTAFHFWKSERTLRQLDDRAMDLLTQVGLTDFADVLTVELSYGRKRALEIATTLAMEPELMLLDEPTQGMGHEDVDRVTALIKKVSSGRTILMVEHNMNVIAGISDTITVLQRGEVLAEGSYAEVSKNPLVMQAYMGSADAALAGAHA, encoded by the coding sequence ATGATTCTCGGCGATACGATTCTCGAAACGCGCGGCCTCACCCGTGAGTTCAAAGGCTTTATCGCCGTGAACGGTGTGAACCTGCGCGTGCGCCGTGGCTCGATCCATGCGCTGATCGGCCCTAATGGGGCAGGCAAGACCACCTGCTTCAATCTGCTCACCAAATTTCTCGAACCCACTGCGGGTCAGATCGTTTTCAACGGTATCGACATCACGGGCGAGCGGCCCGCGCAGATCGCACGGCGCGGCATCATCCGCTCGTTCCAGATTTCCGCTGTCTTTCCGCATCTGACGGCATTGCAAAATGTGCGCATCGGCCTGCAGCGGCAACTGGGCACGGCATTCCATTTCTGGAAGAGCGAGCGCACGCTGCGCCAACTCGATGATCGTGCAATGGATCTGCTCACGCAGGTCGGTTTGACCGATTTCGCCGATGTATTGACGGTCGAGCTTTCCTACGGCCGCAAGCGCGCGCTGGAAATCGCCACTACGCTCGCGATGGAGCCGGAACTCATGCTGCTCGACGAGCCGACGCAAGGCATGGGCCATGAAGACGTCGATCGCGTGACGGCGCTGATCAAAAAAGTATCGAGCGGCCGCACGATCCTGATGGTCGAGCACAACATGAATGTGATCGCCGGCATCTCCGACACGATTACCGTGCTGCAACGGGGCGAAGTGCTCGCCGAAGGCAGTTACGCCGAGGTGTCGAAGAATCCGCTCGTGATGCAAGCCTATATGGGCAGCGCGGACGCGGCGCTCGCCGGAGCCCACGCATGA
- a CDS encoding Lrp/AsnC family transcriptional regulator, with the protein MLELDHFDLALLEVLQRFGRATHQQLAEQVPLSPSQIGRRLQRLEQMGVVDGYRVVLRPEKLGLGVTAFTSLKLKHHGDSIIEQFQQQIDVLPEVLECHAVVGDADYLLRIVAPDLNYLSTFVMKKLMRVPGVDSVRSNIVLTTFKRNGPLPLGHLSPGTAAA; encoded by the coding sequence ATGTTAGAACTGGATCACTTCGATCTTGCGCTACTGGAGGTGCTTCAGCGCTTCGGCCGGGCAACCCATCAGCAACTGGCCGAGCAGGTGCCGCTGTCACCGTCGCAGATTGGACGGCGCTTGCAGCGTCTGGAACAGATGGGCGTGGTGGACGGCTATCGCGTCGTGTTGCGGCCGGAAAAGCTCGGGCTCGGCGTGACCGCGTTCACCAGTCTGAAATTGAAGCACCACGGCGACTCGATCATCGAGCAATTCCAGCAACAGATCGACGTGCTGCCTGAAGTGCTCGAATGTCATGCCGTGGTGGGCGACGCCGACTATCTGTTGCGCATCGTCGCGCCCGATCTGAATTATCTGTCGACGTTCGTGATGAAGAAGCTGATGCGTGTGCCGGGCGTCGATAGCGTGCGCTCGAATATCGTGCTCACTACCTTCAAGCGCAACGGACCATTGCCGCTCGGTCATCTGTCGCCGGGTACAGCCGCCGCTTGA
- a CDS encoding class IV adenylate cyclase, giving the protein MARNIEIKARAQHFEQLRERAAQLAPDAPLIFRQQDFFYDVPRGRLKLRQFDDGTPAELIFYQRDDRDGPKASYYTRSPVTNPEAMHALLATALTTRGIVTKERHVYLTGRTRIHLDRVDGLGDFVELEVVLAQDDDEEGGHAEAHAMFATLGVPESDLVAVAYVDLLSPDSEPKQAA; this is encoded by the coding sequence ATGGCACGCAACATTGAAATCAAAGCCCGCGCCCAGCATTTCGAGCAACTCCGCGAACGCGCGGCGCAGCTCGCGCCGGACGCTCCGCTGATCTTCCGCCAACAGGACTTTTTCTACGACGTGCCGCGTGGCCGCCTGAAGCTGCGCCAGTTCGACGACGGCACGCCGGCTGAACTGATCTTCTACCAGCGCGACGACCGCGACGGCCCGAAGGCCTCCTATTACACGCGCAGCCCGGTGACCAACCCGGAAGCCATGCACGCGCTGCTTGCCACCGCGCTGACCACGCGCGGCATCGTCACCAAGGAACGGCATGTGTATCTGACCGGGCGCACGCGAATCCATCTGGACCGGGTGGACGGTTTGGGCGACTTCGTCGAACTCGAAGTCGTGCTTGCCCAGGACGACGACGAAGAAGGCGGCCACGCCGAAGCACATGCCATGTTCGCCACGCTCGGCGTACCGGAATCGGATCTGGTGGCGGTGGCCTACGTCGATCTGCTGAGCCCGGACAGCGAGCCGAAGCAAGCGGCGTAG
- a CDS encoding ABC transporter ATP-binding protein, with amino-acid sequence MNTIAERESLEVSGTDGAAPALDIKGLQAWYGESHILHGVDLTVNRGEVVTLLGRNGAGRTTTLRAIMGLTGRRTGSIRIGGRETIDLPTHRIAHCGIGYCPEERGIFSSLSCEENLLLPPPVGDKAHMMSLEEIYSMFPNLHERRMSQGTRLSGGEQQMLAVARILRTGASLLLLDEISEGLAPVIVQALARMIMTLKARGYTVVMVEQNFRFAAPLADRFYVMEHGAIVEHFGASELETKMPILHDLLGV; translated from the coding sequence ATGAATACGATTGCCGAGCGTGAAAGCCTCGAAGTGAGCGGCACGGACGGCGCCGCTCCCGCGCTGGACATCAAGGGATTGCAGGCGTGGTACGGAGAGTCCCACATTCTGCATGGCGTCGATCTGACGGTGAACCGCGGCGAAGTCGTCACGCTGCTGGGCCGCAACGGCGCGGGGCGGACCACTACGCTGCGCGCCATCATGGGCCTGACCGGACGGCGCACCGGCTCGATCCGCATTGGCGGACGTGAAACCATCGATCTGCCCACGCATCGCATCGCGCATTGCGGCATTGGTTACTGTCCGGAAGAGCGCGGCATTTTTTCGAGTCTCTCATGCGAGGAAAACCTGCTGTTGCCGCCGCCCGTCGGGGACAAGGCGCACATGATGTCGCTCGAAGAGATTTATTCGATGTTTCCGAATCTGCATGAACGCCGCATGAGCCAGGGTACGCGGCTCTCGGGCGGCGAACAGCAGATGCTCGCGGTGGCGCGCATTCTGCGCACCGGTGCGAGCCTGCTGCTGCTCGACGAAATCTCGGAAGGGCTCGCGCCTGTCATCGTTCAGGCACTGGCACGCATGATCATGACGCTCAAGGCGCGCGGCTATACCGTGGTGATGGTCGAGCAGAATTTTCGCTTTGCCGCGCCGCTTGCCGATCGCTTCTACGTGATGGAGCACGGCGCGATTGTCGAGCACTTCGGGGCGAGCGAGCTCGAAACCAAGATGCCGATCCTGCACGATCTTTTGGGCGTATAA
- a CDS encoding ABC transporter substrate-binding protein has translation MKKNPLARLATLCFAVAAGAALTMGSAQAADDSVKIGFITDMSGLYADIDGQGGLEAIRMAVADFGGKVNGKPITVVYADHQNKADIAASRAREWFDRDGVDMLIGGTNSATGLSMNTVAGEKKKVYISIGAGADTLTNEQCTPYTIHYAYDTTALAKGTGSAVTKQGGKTWYFLTADYAFGKALEKNTSDVVKANGGQVLGAVRHPLSASDFSSFLLQAQASKAQILGLANAGGDTINSIKAAKEFGITKTMKLAALLVFIDDIHSLGLETTQGLVLTDSWYWNKDATTRKWAERYFDKTKKMPSSLQAADYSATITYLNAVKAVGSTDSDKVMAQLKKTKIDDFYAKGYIRQDGSMIHDMYLMQVKAPAESKEPWDYYKITATIPGEQAFTTKAETRCALWK, from the coding sequence ATGAAAAAGAACCCACTCGCGCGGCTTGCCACACTTTGTTTCGCGGTCGCCGCCGGCGCCGCCTTGACGATGGGCAGCGCGCAAGCGGCTGACGACTCGGTGAAGATCGGCTTCATCACCGACATGTCGGGTCTGTATGCGGATATCGACGGCCAGGGCGGCCTCGAAGCGATCCGCATGGCAGTGGCGGACTTCGGCGGCAAGGTGAACGGCAAGCCGATCACCGTGGTCTACGCCGATCACCAGAACAAGGCAGACATCGCGGCCTCGCGCGCACGCGAGTGGTTCGATCGCGACGGGGTGGATATGCTGATCGGCGGCACGAACTCGGCAACGGGTTTGTCGATGAACACCGTGGCCGGCGAAAAGAAGAAGGTGTATATCAGCATCGGCGCGGGCGCCGACACGCTCACCAACGAGCAATGCACGCCGTACACGATCCACTACGCGTATGACACCACGGCGCTGGCCAAGGGCACGGGTTCGGCGGTGACGAAGCAGGGCGGCAAGACCTGGTACTTCCTCACGGCCGACTATGCGTTCGGCAAGGCGCTCGAGAAGAACACGTCGGACGTGGTGAAGGCGAACGGCGGCCAGGTACTCGGCGCGGTGCGCCATCCGCTGTCGGCGTCCGACTTCTCGTCGTTCCTGCTGCAGGCGCAGGCGTCGAAGGCGCAGATTCTCGGCCTCGCGAATGCGGGCGGCGACACGATCAACTCGATCAAGGCGGCCAAGGAATTCGGCATCACCAAGACGATGAAGCTCGCCGCGCTGCTGGTGTTTATCGACGATATCCATAGCCTGGGCCTCGAAACCACCCAGGGTCTCGTGCTGACGGACAGCTGGTACTGGAACAAGGACGCCACGACTCGCAAGTGGGCGGAGCGCTACTTCGACAAGACAAAGAAGATGCCGTCGAGCCTGCAGGCGGCCGACTACTCGGCGACCATCACTTATCTGAATGCGGTGAAGGCGGTGGGTTCGACCGACTCCGACAAGGTGATGGCGCAACTGAAGAAGACGAAGATCGACGACTTCTACGCGAAGGGCTACATCCGTCAGGACGGCAGCATGATCCACGACATGTATCTGATGCAGGTGAAGGCGCCGGCCGAATCCAAGGAGCCGTGGGACTACTACAAGATCACCGCGACGATCCCTGGCGAGCAGGCGTTCACGACCAAGGCTGAAACCCGCTGCGCCTTGTGGAAATAA
- a CDS encoding branched-chain amino acid ABC transporter permease → MQRKVLYGLLLIVLLAVPVLGIYPLFVMKVMCFALFAAAFNLLIGYTGLLSFGHAMFLASAGYVTGYAMQTLGFSPELGVLAGTAAATLLGLIVGIFAIRRQGIYFAMVTLALAQMVYFVFLQAPFTHGEDGLQGVPRGKLFGVLDLSSDTALYFVVLAVMVLAFLLIVRIVHSPFGQVLVAIKENEPRAVSLGYDTDRFKLLAFILSAGIAGLAGSLKVLVQGFETLSDAYWTMSGLVILMTLVGGMGTLFGPLLGAALIVALEDRLGDFGAALASSTGVEWFRSLGESVTIVTGVIFIACVLAFRRGIVGEIIARVRPLRA, encoded by the coding sequence ATGCAGAGAAAAGTGCTCTACGGTCTGCTGCTGATCGTGCTTCTCGCGGTGCCCGTGCTCGGCATCTATCCGCTCTTCGTGATGAAGGTGATGTGTTTTGCGCTGTTCGCGGCGGCGTTCAATCTGCTGATCGGCTATACCGGATTGCTGTCGTTCGGCCACGCCATGTTTCTCGCCTCGGCCGGCTATGTCACGGGCTACGCGATGCAGACGCTCGGCTTCTCGCCGGAGCTCGGCGTGCTGGCCGGCACGGCGGCGGCCACCTTGCTCGGGCTGATTGTGGGCATCTTCGCGATTCGCCGCCAGGGCATCTACTTCGCGATGGTCACGCTGGCGCTCGCGCAGATGGTCTACTTCGTGTTCCTGCAGGCGCCGTTCACGCATGGTGAGGACGGTCTGCAAGGCGTGCCCCGCGGCAAACTGTTTGGCGTGCTGGATCTCTCGTCCGATACGGCGCTGTACTTCGTCGTGCTAGCCGTGATGGTGCTGGCGTTCCTGCTGATCGTGCGGATCGTGCATTCGCCGTTCGGACAGGTGCTGGTGGCAATCAAGGAGAACGAACCGCGCGCGGTGTCGCTCGGCTACGATACGGATCGCTTCAAGCTGCTTGCCTTTATCCTGTCGGCGGGGATCGCCGGTCTCGCGGGTTCGCTCAAGGTGCTGGTGCAAGGGTTCGAAACGTTGAGCGACGCGTACTGGACCATGTCGGGTCTGGTGATCCTGATGACGCTCGTCGGTGGCATGGGCACGCTGTTCGGACCGTTGCTCGGCGCGGCGTTGATCGTCGCACTGGAGGACCGGCTCGGCGATTTCGGCGCGGCGCTCGCGTCGTCGACGGGCGTGGAGTGGTTCCGCTCGCTGGGGGAATCGGTGACCATCGTGACCGGCGTCATTTTCATTGCGTGCGTGCTGGCGTTCAGGCGCGGCATTGTCGGCGAAATCATCGCGCGAGTGCGGCCGCTGCGGGCCTGA
- a CDS encoding GMC family oxidoreductase: MSYTDTTPETARRLEGEFDYIIVGAGTAGCVLANRLTEDPDVQVLLLEAGGKDDYHWIHVPVGYLYCIGNPRTDWLYKTQSEPGLNGRALSYPRGRVLGGSSSINGMIYMRGQREDYDEWARVTNDSSWSWNSVLPVFRRSEDHYAGASESHGAGGPWRVEKQRLKWKILEEFSRAAQEAGIPATDDFNRGDNTGVGYFDVNQKRGIRWNASKAFLRPALKRPNLTVITGAHTQRVVFEGRRCTGVEYRGDNTDYLAKARCEVILSSGAVNSPQLLELSGIGNGARLQNLGIEVVNDLRGVGENLQDHLQLRMAYKVDGVRTLNTASAHWWGKLMIGLQYALFRSGPMSMSPSQLGAFARSDPNDRSLTRPDLEYHVQPLSLDRFGEPLHRFNAFTASVCQLRPTSRGSIHIESADASAPPLIAPNYLSTDYDRHVAANALRLTRRIAAAPALARYRPQEILPGIQYQTEEELQQAAGAVGTTIFHPVGTCRMGTTDDPGAVVDNRLRVIGVDGLRVVDASVMPTITSGNTNSPTLMIAERASDMIREDRRARVAGGSVAQTNPAPSVFAV; encoded by the coding sequence ATGAGCTATACCGACACGACGCCCGAGACTGCCCGGCGGCTCGAAGGCGAGTTCGACTACATCATCGTGGGCGCGGGGACGGCGGGCTGTGTGCTGGCCAATCGCCTGACCGAAGATCCGGACGTGCAGGTGTTGCTGCTCGAGGCAGGCGGCAAGGACGATTACCACTGGATTCACGTGCCGGTCGGCTACCTCTATTGCATCGGCAATCCGCGTACGGACTGGCTTTACAAAACACAGTCCGAACCCGGGCTCAATGGCCGCGCGCTTTCGTATCCACGCGGACGCGTATTAGGCGGTAGTTCGTCCATCAACGGCATGATCTACATGCGTGGTCAGCGCGAAGACTACGATGAATGGGCGCGCGTCACCAACGACTCATCCTGGTCCTGGAACTCGGTGCTGCCGGTCTTCAGGCGTAGCGAAGATCATTACGCCGGCGCGAGCGAATCGCATGGCGCGGGCGGGCCGTGGCGCGTCGAGAAACAGCGGTTGAAATGGAAAATTCTCGAAGAGTTTTCGCGCGCCGCGCAAGAGGCCGGTATTCCCGCCACCGACGACTTCAACCGCGGCGACAATACCGGCGTCGGCTACTTCGACGTCAATCAGAAACGCGGCATTCGCTGGAATGCATCGAAGGCATTTTTGCGTCCCGCACTCAAGCGGCCGAATCTCACGGTCATCACCGGCGCGCACACGCAGCGCGTGGTATTCGAAGGACGCCGTTGCACGGGCGTCGAATATCGCGGCGACAATACGGACTATCTGGCCAAAGCTCGCTGTGAAGTGATCCTGAGCTCAGGAGCTGTCAACTCGCCGCAATTGCTCGAACTGTCCGGCATCGGCAATGGCGCGCGTCTGCAGAACCTGGGCATCGAGGTCGTCAACGATCTGCGTGGCGTCGGAGAAAACCTGCAGGACCATTTGCAATTGCGCATGGCCTACAAAGTCGACGGCGTACGCACGCTCAACACCGCGTCCGCGCATTGGTGGGGCAAGCTGATGATCGGCCTGCAGTACGCGCTGTTCCGAAGCGGCCCCATGTCGATGTCGCCGTCGCAACTCGGCGCGTTTGCCAGGTCCGATCCGAATGATCGCTCGCTCACGCGGCCCGACCTCGAATATCACGTCCAGCCGCTTTCGCTCGATCGTTTCGGCGAACCACTGCATCGGTTCAATGCGTTCACCGCGTCGGTGTGCCAGTTGCGGCCCACTTCGCGCGGCAGCATTCACATCGAATCGGCCGATGCTTCAGCGCCGCCGTTGATCGCACCGAACTATCTCTCCACCGATTACGATCGGCACGTTGCCGCCAACGCACTGCGTCTCACGCGTCGCATTGCCGCGGCGCCGGCGCTTGCACGCTATCGTCCGCAAGAGATCTTGCCGGGCATCCAGTACCAGACCGAAGAAGAGTTGCAGCAGGCTGCCGGCGCGGTCGGCACGACCATCTTCCATCCGGTCGGCACCTGCCGCATGGGTACGACCGACGATCCAGGCGCGGTGGTCGACAACCGGCTACGGGTTATCGGTGTTGACGGACTGCGCGTGGTCGATGCATCTGTCATGCCGACCATCACCTCGGGCAACACCAATTCGCCCACGCTGATGATCGCGGAGCGCGCCAGCGACATGATCCGCGAGGATCGCCGTGCGCGCGTGGCCGGCGGTTCCGTGGCGCAAACCAACCCAGCGCCTTCCGTATTCGCAGTGTGA
- a CDS encoding branched-chain amino acid ABC transporter permease — protein MEIFGVPLPAMLSQLLLGLVNGSFYAILSLGLAVIFGLLNVINFAHGALFMLGAMLAWMGFSYFGLPYWVMLVLAPLIVGLFGMAIERSMLRWLYKLDHLYGLLLTFGLTLVVEGVFRSIYGSSGQPYDVPSALSGATNLGFMFLPNYRAWVVVASLAVCFATWFVIEKTRLGAYLRAGTENPKLVEAFGINVPLMITLTYGFGVALAAFAGVLAAPVIQVSPLMGQPMIITVFAVVVIGGMGSIMGSILTGLMLGVIEGLTRVFYPEASATVVFVIMALVLLVRPAGLFGKEK, from the coding sequence ATGGAAATCTTTGGCGTTCCGCTACCGGCGATGCTGAGCCAGCTGTTGCTGGGGCTCGTGAACGGCTCGTTCTACGCAATTCTGAGTCTCGGGTTGGCGGTGATCTTCGGCTTGCTCAACGTGATCAATTTCGCGCATGGCGCGTTGTTCATGCTGGGCGCCATGCTCGCGTGGATGGGCTTTTCGTATTTCGGCCTGCCGTACTGGGTGATGCTCGTGCTGGCGCCGCTGATCGTCGGGCTGTTCGGCATGGCGATCGAACGCTCGATGCTGCGCTGGCTCTACAAGCTCGACCATCTATATGGGCTTTTGCTGACCTTCGGGCTCACGCTGGTGGTGGAGGGCGTGTTCCGTTCCATCTACGGTTCCTCCGGCCAGCCGTACGACGTGCCGTCGGCGCTTTCCGGCGCCACCAATCTCGGCTTCATGTTCCTGCCGAACTATCGCGCGTGGGTCGTGGTGGCTTCGCTGGCGGTGTGCTTCGCGACGTGGTTCGTGATCGAGAAGACGCGTCTCGGCGCGTATCTGCGCGCCGGCACCGAAAACCCGAAGCTCGTCGAAGCGTTCGGCATCAACGTGCCGCTGATGATCACGCTCACCTACGGCTTCGGCGTCGCGCTGGCGGCATTTGCGGGCGTGCTCGCCGCGCCGGTGATCCAGGTCTCGCCGCTGATGGGGCAGCCGATGATCATCACGGTGTTTGCGGTGGTCGTGATCGGCGGCATGGGGTCGATCATGGGCTCGATTCTTACCGGCTTGATGCTCGGCGTGATCGAGGGACTGACGCGCGTGTTTTACCCGGAAGCGTCGGCGACCGTCGTCTTCGTGATCATGGCGCTCGTGTTGCTGGTGCGCCCGGCGGGTCTCTTCGGCAAGGAAAAATGA
- a CDS encoding LysR family transcriptional regulator translates to MDLTLLRAFVTVAREGNLTRAAVQLHLTQPAVSLQIKHLQETLGVTLFTRTSHGLSLTRDGQALLPHAERALGAASDVQRAAQSLRHEVRGRLRIGTILDPAFLRLGGFLKQLVETWPRIETALRHGMSGWVLDQVRAGELDVGYYIGLPSEDEPREGPAFHAVTLTQFQYRVLAPAGWKDRVKGARDWRSLAALPWIWTPPASAHNRLLSRCFDEAGVKPIKVAEVDQEPSMLDLVKSGVGLTLARDATAIAEAHAHALTIVEGVTVPTQLSFVTLAQRKEEPAIAAALKLIEQQWAT, encoded by the coding sequence ATGGATCTGACTCTGCTCCGGGCGTTCGTCACCGTGGCACGCGAGGGCAACCTCACGCGTGCCGCAGTGCAGCTTCACCTGACCCAACCCGCCGTCAGCCTGCAAATCAAGCATTTGCAGGAGACGCTCGGCGTGACGCTGTTCACGCGGACTTCGCACGGGCTCTCGCTCACGCGCGACGGCCAGGCGCTGCTGCCGCACGCCGAGCGCGCGCTCGGCGCGGCGAGCGACGTGCAGCGGGCCGCGCAATCGCTGCGCCACGAAGTGCGCGGACGATTGCGGATCGGCACGATCCTCGACCCGGCGTTTCTGCGCCTCGGCGGTTTTCTGAAGCAACTGGTGGAAACCTGGCCGCGCATCGAAACGGCCTTGCGTCATGGCATGTCGGGCTGGGTGCTGGATCAGGTTCGCGCGGGTGAACTGGATGTCGGCTACTACATCGGCCTGCCGTCCGAAGACGAACCGCGCGAGGGCCCCGCGTTTCATGCCGTCACGCTCACTCAGTTCCAGTATCGCGTGCTGGCGCCGGCCGGCTGGAAAGACCGCGTCAAAGGCGCGCGCGACTGGCGTTCGCTCGCCGCCCTGCCGTGGATCTGGACACCGCCCGCGTCGGCGCATAACCGCTTGTTGTCGCGCTGCTTCGACGAGGCCGGGGTCAAGCCCATCAAGGTGGCGGAAGTGGATCAGGAGCCGTCGATGCTCGACCTGGTGAAGTCCGGCGTGGGTCTCACGCTCGCACGCGACGCCACTGCGATCGCCGAAGCGCATGCGCACGCGCTGACCATCGTGGAAGGCGTGACGGTGCCGACCCAGCTCAGCTTCGTCACGCTCGCGCAGCGCAAGGAGGAACCGGCGATTGCGGCGGCGCTGAAGCTGATCGAGCAGCAATGGGCGACTTGA